The following coding sequences lie in one Candidatus Equadaptatus faecalis genomic window:
- a CDS encoding RidA family protein, with protein MKRIIHTDKAPEAIGPYSQAVEVNGTLYVSGQAPFVPASGQVPSEDIREQTKQSLENVKAVVEAAGYSMEDVVKATVFVKDMNDFAAVNEVYAQYLGETKPARSCVEAARLPRDIKVEIEVVAAK; from the coding sequence ATGAAAAGAATAATCCACACAGACAAAGCTCCCGAAGCAATAGGTCCTTATTCACAGGCGGTAGAAGTCAACGGAACCCTTTACGTGTCAGGACAGGCACCGTTTGTGCCTGCTTCCGGTCAGGTTCCGTCCGAAGATATCAGAGAACAGACAAAACAATCGCTTGAAAACGTTAAAGCTGTCGTTGAAGCGGCGGGATACTCAATGGAAGATGTTGTAAAAGCGACTGTTTTTGTCAAAGACATGAACGATTTTGCCGCCGTCAACGAGGTGTACGCACAATACCTCGGAGAAACAAAACCGGCACGCTCATGCGTTGAAGCAGCAAGGCTTCCCAGGGATATAAAGGTTGAAATAGAGGTTGTAGCAGCAAAGTAA